GGGCTGCATCCCCACTAAAGCCCTGCTCAAAACCGCCCAGGTGTACGAGTACCTCCTGCACGCGCAGGACTACGGCCTCAGCGTGGGCCAGCCGGGCTTCGACTTCGGGGCCATCATCAAGCGCAGCCGGGGCGTGGCCGACGGCATGAGCAAGGGCATCAACTTCCTGTTTAAAAAGAATAAAATCGAGGTCGTAAACGGAACCGGCAAGCTGCTGGCCCCCGGCAAGGTGGAAGTGACCAAGGCCGATGGCACCACCGAAACCGTGGAGGCCAAGAGCATTATCCTGGCTACCGGTGCCCGCGCCCGCCAGCTGCCCAACCTGCCCATTGATGACAAAAAAATAATCGGCTACCGCAAGGCCATGACCCCCGACAGCCTGCCCAAAAGCATGGTGGTGGTGGGCTCGGGCGCCATCGGCGTCGAGTTTGCCTACTTCTACCGCTCGCTCGGCACCGAGGTCACCATCGTGGAGTACCTGCCGCGCATCGTGCCCGTCGAGGACGAGGAAGTATCGCGCCAGATGGAGAAATCTTACCGCAAGCTGGGCATCAACATCCTCACCAGCGCCGAGGTAACGAAAGTGGACACCAGCGGAGCGGGCTGCAATGTCTTTATCAAAACGGCCAAGGGCGAGCAGCAGATTGCCTGCGACGTGGTGCTGAGCGCAGTGGGCGTGCAAACCAACCTCGAAAATATCGGTCTCGAAGAACTCGGCATCAAGACCGAGAAGGGCCGCGTGCTGGTCGATAACTTCTACCAGACCAGCGTGCCCGGCATCTACGCCATCGGCGACATCATTCCGGGCCCGGCGCTCGCCCACGTGGCCTCGGCCGAGGGTATTATCTGCGTCGAGAAAATCACGGGCCACAATCCCGAGCCGCTCAACTACCAGAACATTCCCGGCTGCACCTACGCCCAGCCCGAAATTGCCAGCGTGGGCCTCACCGAGGCCGAAGCCAAAGCCAAGGGCTACGACATCCGGGTCGGCAAATTTCCCTTCTCGGCCTCGGGCAAAGCCTCGGCCGCCGGCGCCAAAGACGGCTTCGTGAAGGTGATTTTCGATAAGAAATACGGCGAGTGGCTAGGGGCCCATATGATTGGGGCCAACGTGACCGAGATGATTGCCGAAGTGGTAGTAGCCCGCAAGCTCGAAACCACCGGCCACGAGATTATTAAGTCGGTGCACCCCCACCCCACCATGAGCGAGGCCATCATGGAGGCCGCCGCCGCCGCCTACGATGAGGTAATTCACTTATAAAAAGTTGTAATCTTCGCTGAAAAGCCGGCCTACTGCGTAGGCCGGCTTTTTTTACATCTATATTTGAAAGCCACTTTTCATCTTTATCCGTTTTCCATATGCAAAAAGTAGTTACTCGTTCGTTAGCCCTGGGCCTGATGGCTAGCACCTTACTAGGCAGCGGCTGCGCGGGGTCGTACACGCCCATCCGCCCTGACCGGATGGCAACCTTTCAGTCATCGCCAGCCAATGCGCCCTTGCAGCTCGGCTATCAATTTGATGCGCTGCGACTGCATGGCCACAATAAGAAGTACGCCAAGAAAGAGCAGAAGAAGGGCTACCACGTGGTGGCCGTGCAAGTCAAAAACACCACCGGCAGCGACGTTAATTTCTCGCGCGATGCCGTGCTGTACTACGGCGACCGCCCGGTAATACCCGTGGCCGCCGACCTGGCCGCCCACGACATGAAGCAGGGCGTGGCCATTTACCTGCTTTATGTGTTGCTCAACCCAACTTTCACGAAAACGACCACAACCAATGGATATGTTACTTCATCCGACGGCACTACCTTCTACATCGGCCCGTTCATCGCGGGTGGCAACATGCTAGGAGCCTCGCTGGCCAATAAAAACTTCCGCCGCGAGCTGGAGCAATACGACCTCACCAACCGCACTATTCACCCCGGCGAAACAGTGTATGGCCTGCTCTGCCTGCGCGAAGCTGCCGTAGCCCCGCTGCGCCTAGAGCTGCGCACCGTGGCGAGCACTCCTATGCCCAGCGCCCCGGCCCCGGCCGCCGCCCCGGCTCTGCCGCCCGCCAGCTCGCCGATACCGGGTGGCAACAACAACTAACTAGCGGTACGTAGCCTTGCGCTAGCCCCATTGACCAAAAAAAGGCCCCGCAGCGTGCGGGGCCTTTCTTATTTAAAGACTGGCTAGCCAGGCACTAGCCTTGCTTGGCTACTACGTTGAACGTCAGGTCGAACGTGTCGTAGATGGCTTTGTCGCCGATGCTGTCGAAGAAGGTTTTCGAGCCGTACTTCAGACCGAATTTGGTGCGGTCGATGGTCACTTTACCGGTGGCGGCGGCTACGCCGTTTTTCACGCCTACTTTGGCCGGAAAGCTGATTTGCTGCGTCACCCCCTTGATGGTCAGGTCGCCGGTGATGGTGGCGTTGTCGGCGTTGGCGGCAGCGCCGGCAATCGGCTTCACGCTGGTGATTTTGAACGTCGAAGTGGGGTATTTCTCCACGCCGAAGAAGTCATCGCTGCTCATGTGGCCCACAAACTTGGTGTGGTTGGCCGGGTCGGTGATGTCGGTGGCTTTCATCGACTTCATATCCACGGTTACGGTGCCGCCCACTATCTGGCTGCCGTTTACTTGCAGCTCGCCGCCCGTAAACTGCATGGTGCCCACGTGGCCGTGCGTCACGGCTTTGCCTTCCCAGCCCAGGGTGCTGAGCTGCGGCTGTACTTTGTAAGGTACTACCTTGGCGGTCTCACTGGCCGGCGCCGAGGGGGCCGTCAGGGCAAACGTGGCGGGGGCAGCGAGCAGGGCAGCGCCGAGCATAGCGGGCATTAAAATCTTTTTCATGACTTGGGGTAAAAGAAAAAAGGGTAGGTAGTAGTTACTAAAAAACGGCCGTCGTGCAGGCCGCTAGGCCGTTAGTCAATTTTCAGGCCCGAAGCTTATCGAGCAGGTTATTCAGTTGCCGAAGCTCCTCATCGCTCAGCGCCTCGGGGCCGTGCTGGCGAAAAGCAGTCAGGCCACTTTCGTCAATCTCGTGCAGCAGGGCTAGCCCCGCCTCGGTAATGCGAATGTCCACGGCGCGGCGGTTGGCCGGGCACACGGTGCGCGTCACGAGCTTTTTTTCCTCCAGCTTGTCCACGATGCGTGAGGCGTTACTGGTCTTATCCAGCATGCGGTCGATGAGCAAAGCCACGGTGGCCGGCTTGGGATGCTGGCCACGCAAGATGCGCAGCACATTAAATTGCGGCAGCGTAAGGCCATAGGGCCGGAAGGCGGCCGCCTGGCGCAGCGACAGCCAGCCCGACGTGAACAGAATATTCAGGTAAGCTTTTTGGCCTTCACTTTGGAAAGAGGGTTGCTTTATTTCGTCTTCGAGGCGCACAAGGTTTTGTATTTACAGCTGCAAATTTAATGTACATACATCAAATGTAGCAACATTGTTCCGTCTTTTTACCATTTTTTTTTTGCTGCGTAGAAGGCTCTACCCTTTAACCAAGCTTCACTCCTTCTCCTTCCAACACCTCATGCGCTTTTCTTCTTACCTCGCTGCCACCCTGCTAGGGGCCGCTTTATCGCTAACCACGCTCAGCAGCCGGGCGCAATCGGGCGGCACGCCCATTCGCCCTAACCGCAACGCGCAGTTTGTGTTTCGCAATGGGGAGGTGGTGCAGCGCCTGGGCACTCAAATAACGCCCCTGGCCCAGAATATCCGGCTGCCCAACGGCACGAAAATCAACGTCAAGAGTGGCATTGTGGAGTTTCCGGGCGGCAAGATTACCAGCCTGCACGAAAACGACTATATCAACGCCGAGGGCGGCATCGTATTCAGCACACCGCAGAGCGCGGCGGCCGCACGCGGCGATAACTCAGTGGATGCCAACGCCAAATACGACAAGTACGTGCAGGTAGGCACCGCGCCTACTACCATCACGGCCGACGCGCCCAACGAGCGCGAGCAACTACTGATGCAGAAGATAGAGCTGCTCAACCGCAAGGTGACACTCTTGCAGCAAACTCATCCCAACCCGCCCAGCACCGACGCCGTGGACCGGCAACTGCAAGACCTAGATGCGAAAATCAAAGCCATGAAATAGAGGCTAACGATGGCCTTTAGCGAACGGCAGCTGCCTTACCTAAGGCGGCTGCCGTTTTCGTTTTCCAGCAGCTCGCCGTTTTCTTCGCGCACCAGGTGGAAGGGCTCATCGCGCACCACCAGGATGCCATCAAGGTCGTGCACATCGGCCAGGGCGCTCACTTGCAGCGCCGACCAGATGCCGAGCGAGGTTTCGACCATGCAGCCCAGCATGGGCAGCAAGCCGTGGGCGCGCGTCTGGCGCAGCAGCTCGATACCGCGCTGGTAGCCACCGGCCTTCATCAGCTTCACGTTGACGCCGTGAAACTGCCGGGCTATCTCTTCAAAATCAGCCTCATCAGTTACCGACTCGTCAGCCAGCAGCGGCAGGCCCACGCGCGGGTAGAGGTAGCGGTAGTCGTCGGCGCAGGCGGCGGGCAGCGGCTGCTCGAGCAATTGCATGCGCAGGCCAGGCACGGCGGCGGCCTGCTCCAGAAAGCGCAGCAGGCTATCGGCATCGGGCCAAGCCTCGTTGCCATCCACGAGCAGCGCGCGATTGGGCACGGCGGCGGCCACGGCGCGCAGCAGGTCGAGGCCGCCGGCCTGGTCCACCTTCACTTTCAGCAGCCGAAAGCGCTCGGCGCGGTGCTCGGCAATGAAGCCCGCCACCTCGCCCGGCGCCATAATGGGCAGCGTAAATGCCGTGGCTACCCGGCGGCCGGGCGCCGGCACCCCTAGCCACTGCCACACCGGCTGCCCGGCGCGGGCGGCCAGGCAGTGCGTGAGGGCCGACTCGAGCGCGAAGCGCAGGGCGTGGGCCACGGGCCGGGCCGCTAGCAGCGCCGTGAGGTCGGGCAAGGTGTCGGCCTGCGCCAGGCCGTGGGCCAGCAGGTCCTCAAACTGGGCTTGCAGCAGGGCCGGCGACTCGCCGTAGCGCACGTTGGGGGCCGCCTCGCCCTGGCCGCTGGTGCCGGCCTGGGTGGCTTGCAGCACGAGGTTGGTTTTGGTAGTAGAGGCATTGCGGGAGATTTTCCACACGTAGTTCAGCGGCAGCTCGTGGGTAGTCAGGGTCCAGGTGGTCATAAGAAGCGGCGGGTAGCTAGCGACGGCAAAGGTGGCACTTGCGCGCGCACAAACCTGGAGTTGTGGTGGCTGGGCCGCCAGCAGCCCAGCCTGGCGGCCGGGTTTCGGCGCGGCGTGCCGTACTTTGATGCCTGTTTTCAGTTTGCTTTCATTTAGTGCATGAAGTTTTCCCGCTCGGCCGCGCTGGCCGGTTTGCTTATTTTATTAGCCGCCGCGCTCACGTATTGGGCGATTACTCAGGCACCACCCGTAGGGATGCCTGCGCGTAGCCAAGTGGGTCAAGGAGCTGATACCCTAGCCACGGCCGCCCGCTGGCTCGCCCTAGGGGCATTGGCCTGGGTCGTGGCCCCGCGCCGCTCGCTCACCGGCTGGATAGTGCTGGCTATGCTGGTCGGCATCGAGCTGGGCCACGATGCCCCGGCCGTGGCCCTGAACCTGAAAGTGCTGAGCGACGCCTTTTTGCGCCTCGTCAAAACGATTATCGCCCCGCTGGTATTTGCGACGCTAGTAGTGGGCATTGCGGGCCACGCCAACCTCAAGCAGGTAGGCCGCATGGGCCTTAAGGCGTTGGTTTACTTTGAGGTAGTGACTACCTTTGCGCTGTTTATCGGGCTAGCGGCCATCAACTTTACCAAGGCCGGCGTAGGCATCAAGCACACCGCCATTGCCGAGAAGGCCGACGCGCTGGCCGTGGCCGCGCCCCAGACGGTGGCCGACATCATCCTGCACATCTTCCCCGAAAACATTGCCAAGTCGGTAGCCGAGGGGCAGGTGCTGCAAGTGGTGGTGTTCGCCATCATTTTCGCTATCGGCCTGGCGCTCACGCCCGAAAAGCCCCGCCGCGTGATGCTGGCCTTCTGCGAAAGTCTGTCGGAGGTAATGTTCAAGTTCACCAACGTGGTCATGTACTTCGCGCCGCTAGGGGTAGGCGGGGCAATGGCCTACACCGTAGCCAAGCTGGGCTTCGGGCCGCTGCTCAACGCGTTTCAGCTGCTGCTCACGCTGTACGGCGCGCTCATCGGCTTTGTGCTGCTGGTGCTGCTGCCGGTGGCGCTGCTCATGCGCATTCCGCTGCGGCGCTTTGTGGCGGCGGTGGCCGAGCCGGTGAGCATTGCGTTTGCCACCACCAGCAGCGAGGCCGCCCTGCCCCGCGCCATGGAGGCGATGGAAAGCATCGGGGTGCCGCGCCGCATCGTGGCCTTCGTGATGCCCACGGGCTACTCGTTTAACCTCGATGGCACGACACTCTACCTGTCGCTGGCGGCGGTGTTTGTGGCGCAGGCGGCGGGCGTGCACCTGTCGTTTGGCGACCAGATGCTGCTCGTGTTCACGCTCATGCTCACCAGCAAAGGCGTGGCGGGCGTGCCCCGCGCCTCGCTCGTTATCCTGCTCGCTACCTTGCCGTCGTTTAATCTGCCGGCCTGGCCGGTGTTCATCATCCTGGGCATCGACGCGCTCATGGACATGGCCCGCACGGCCGTGAACGTGCTCGGCAACTGCCTGGCCTCGGCCGTGGTAGCGCGCTGGGAGGGCGAGTTTATCGACAACTACGAGGCGCCGACTGAGTTGCTAGCCCCCGAGCCGGCCGGGCCAGCCGGCCACTAGCCTACCTCCAAAGTAGTATTTTTTCGGACCAGCCAAACAAAAATGTCCCCTTGCTTTTTCCCTAGCGAAAGTCAGCAGCACGTGGCAGTAATTGGGTCCGACTCTTTAACTTAGCTCTCCGATTTACCTTTCCCATCGATTCCCTTTCCGATATCTAATAGCGTCTTGGCATAGTTCAACTGCCATTCTACGTCTGCTTCGCTTATGAAATTTTTTTCTCCCGCTAGCCGCGCACTTTGGCTGACAACTTTCGCGCTAGCTGGCCTTGGGGCCTGCAAGTCGGTGAAGGGCACCTTTTCGTCCGTACCCACGGCCACTATTTCCAAGCGCCTGCCTCCGCTGGAAATTACCGCCGACCCCGGCCCGCTGGCCATGAACGACGGCGCCCTGCCCGAAGACCCGCTGCGCATGTTCAAGGCCGAGATGCAGCGCAACGTGGTAGAGCCCACCGACACCGCCACGTTTGGCTACGCCCGCCTGGTAGTAACCAAAGTAAAAACCGTGCGCACCGGCCGCAGCCTGCAAGCTGCCCAGGTTATCACCTTCTTGATACCCAGCATTTTCGGGGCCCCGCTCGAATGGTACAAAACCGATATTCAAGCTGAGGTGCAGATGATGAACGCCAGCGGTGAGCTGCTGGGCACTTACACTGGCAAGGGCACCTCCAACGTGAAAGTAGCCATGTACAGCGGCTACTCGCAAACCGAGGCCCCGCGCCTGGCCGACGTGCTGGCCCTGAAAGAAGCCTTGGCCCAGATTCGGCCGCAGCTCGATACGGCCGCGACGCGCCTGCGCCCGCTCATGCTCACGGGCGGCTCGGTCAACAATCCCACGCTACCCGGCAGCAGCAGCAAACAGTAATTTTGAAGGGCGGCCCGGCCGCCCTGGTGTAGCCCGGCTTCGGCAAGGTGCCAGTTGGGGCACTGCCGGGGCCGGGTTTTGCGTTACCCTAGCCATGAATCTTTTTCTTCGCGGCGCGGCCTGCGCGCCTTTGCTAGCCCTGGTGGCCGGCTGCTGCGCCAACAGCCCTAATACCTGCGACGACCTGTACGCCGACTCGCTGTATTTTCAGTTCGATACCGGCCCCAACGGTTTCACCAAGGCCGAGCTGGATACGGTGTATTTGCAGCGCTACACGCCGGCCCGGGCTGCCATCCCGGCCAACGGCGCGACGCCCGCAGTGGCGGCCACCGCCGCCTCATATTCCGACCCCATTAACATCATCCGGGCCAAGCAGGGCGCTGGCCTCACCAGTGGCCTGCGGGCCCGGCTAAAAAAAGCCAGCCTTGGTGACAGCACCTTGGTTATCAGCAATAATTCTCCTTTTTCGCCGAGTGTTTCGGGGGGCAAGCTCACGGCCTACCGCTACCTGCTAACGGTGCAGAACAAGCCGGTGCGGCCCGGCCATACGTATCAGTTTGCCGTGGACTCCATTCAACTCAAAGGCCGCTACAATGCCGATGGCTGCACGACCTGTTACGAGAACACGTTCAAGTACTTTCAGATTAATTCTAAGAGTACCAATAAAGTAGCGCGCGACGTAACTGAGAAGAACGGAGAATCCATCACTGCTCAAGACGGCAGCTCCGTTGCTACCGTACTAAGCAAAAGCAATGCGGTAGTCAAGTAGGGCCAGCCCGCGTTTCGCTCACCGCTTTTTACCTTCTGCCATGCCTGCTTCTGCACCTGTTCTTTCGCCAGCCGCCGCCGAAGCCCTGGCCCCGCCGCCCGGTACCGAGCCAGCGCCGGTAGCTGCGGGACCGGCGGGCTTTCCGTTTGCCACGCGCCTAAGCCTGGAGCCGCTCATTGCCTACTGGCAGACCCGCGAGCAGGATGCCAACCCCGGCGTGGCGCACCTGGCCCGCGCCGTGATGGCGCAGGTGCAGAACATGCCCTGCGGCCGCGGCCCGCTCGATGATATTCAAACGCTTGCAGGCTGCACCGAAGCCGTTGATACGCTCATGACGGCCGTGTTTCCGCCGGCTACGCGGGCTACGGCCATCAGTGGGGCGGTGGCGCCGTTTCAGCGCCAGAGCTTTTACTATACGTCGCGCTTTGCGGAGGTACTGCTCAGCCGCGACCACATCATTAAGCAGCCGCTCAACGTGGACCTGGCCACGCTGGAAATGCAGCTGACGCGCATGGCCTACCTGCTCATCCTGGTGCGCGAATACGGGGCCGAAGTGCCTGAGCAGGGGGCATTTATCTTTACGGTGCCCGACTACCGCATCGGCCTCTATCGGCACTACGGGCTGAGCTTCGACGCGTCGTTTGTGCACGTGCTGGTGGTGGGCGACAAGCCCGTGCTTACGCCCGAGCAGGTGCAGGAGCTGGTGCGCAACCGCCACCGCCTCGACTTGTGGCGCACCCTGCTGCCGCCTGAACACTTTGTGTTTGAAGGCTTTCAGGTGCTGCAACTGGTAGATGTAACGACCCAGGAAATTCTTTCGGAGCTCAAGTACGACCTGCTGGAGCGCGACGTGCTGCAGGCCTCCGACCGCTTGGAGCAGATTCAGGAAAAGCTGCGGGTGCTGTTTGCCCGGCCGGCGCTGCAGCTGGGCATCGCGGCCTACGACGAGCGCAAGAAGGCCTTCGTGGACTTCGGCCGCAAAATCAACCACAGCTTTCTGACCAAGCAGCTCCAAAGCTCGCAGCTCGAAGCCGAATTTCGGCAGCTCTACAATCGCTTGCTGCGCGAGCGCCGCCCGCTGGTGCTCGAAGACGTGGCCACCGAGCCCGACATCCCGGAAGGCCTGCGCCAGCAGATTTTGCGCATGGGCATCAACTCGGCCATTCTGGCGCTGCTGCCCTACGGCCCCGACACGGTGGGCTTGCTCGAAATCGGCTCGCCCGAAGCCAATAGCCTGGATGAATTTGACCTAGAGCTGGTTAATCAGTTCGTGCCGCTGTTTGCGGTGGCCGTAAAGCGCAACGCCGAGGACCTGGAAACCCGCATTCAATCTATTATCAAGGAGAAGTTTACGGCCATCCACCCCACCATGGAGTGGCGCTTCAACGACGCCGCCCGGCGCCTGCTGGCCAAGCAGGAAGACGGCAACCGCACCGCCGAGATGGAGCCCATTGTGTTTGAGGACGTGTACCCGTTGCACGGCTCGTGCGACATCAGGGGCAGCAGCGTAGCCCGCAACGAGGCTGTGCAGGGCGACCTTATCGAGCACCTGACCCTAGCCAACCGGGTACTCAAAAAGGCGTCCGACTTTCAGCAGCTTCCCATCCTGGACGAGCTCAAGTTCTACGTTACCAAGAACCTGCGCCGGCTGCGCCAGGGTATTATCAGCGGCGACGAGGTGAGCATCTACGACTCGCTGCGCACCGAGGTAGAGCCGCTGTTTGAGTACCTGGCGCAGAATAACGTGGAGCTGCGCCCGACCATCGCGGCCTACTGGCAGCAGATAGACCCGCGCCTGGGCATTCTGTACCACCGCCGCCGCGACTTTGAGGAAAGCGTGACGCGCCTCAACGACACCATCAGCGACTACCTCGACGAGGAGGAGGAAAAGGCCCAGCAGATGTTTCCGCACTACTTCCAGCGGCTGAAAACCGACGGCGTGGAGCACAATATCTACGTGGGCGGCAGCCTGGTGCAGGACAAGCCTTTCGACCTGGTGTTTCTGAAGAATCTGCGCCTGTGGCAGCTGCTGGTGATGGTCGAAATCACGCGCCGCACCCACGCCATCAAGGCCGAGCTGCCGGTGCCGCTCGACACGACCCAGCTCATCCTCATTCACTCGCAGCCCCTGAGCATCCGCTTCCGGCAGGACGAGCGGCAATTCGACGTAGATGGCGCGTATAACATTCGCTACGAGATAATTAAAAAGCGCATCGACAAAGCCACGGTGCTTGGCACCGGCGAGCGCCTGACTCAACCCGGCCAGCTGGCCCTGGTGTATGCCCAGCCCCGCGAGGCTACCGAGTATATCGAATATATTGACTACCTGCAAGACCGTAACCTGCTGGTGCCTGGGGTAGAAGAGCTGGAGCTGGAAGAGCTGCAGGGCGTGAAAGGCCTGCTAGCCCTGCGCGTGACGGTGAAGCTGTAATTACCAGCGAATGTTATCCGGCTCGCATTATAAATTTATTAATCTAAAAGTACAATTTCAAAAACAAATTAATCTTATAGCATTCAATCCGCACTAACAGCTTTTAACAAGCATAAAACGGCTAATTACTTGTAATTTTTCAAGTAATCAGCCGTTTTATTTTTTATTCTTCTCAGCTCTTACTAGCTTCGCAATACAATTTATTCCTATCCTATTCTCGTCGTTTTATTTACTCGGTTTAATCAGCTAGCCTTATAGGTAAGCCTACCGGCGGCCCCAGTGGCCGCCGGCTTTAGGCGGCTGAACCCAATGTACAGAGTATGCCCGACTGCTTACGTTTTTTGCTGGCTTTAGAGGCTAGCCAGCAGCACGTTGCGAGCGGCTCCCGCGCCGCGCTCACCTTTACTACTTCCCTGGCCGTCGGATGAGAGGGCCTACCGTTTGGTGGTTGCTTTGCTGCTGGTTGGCGGCAGGTAGCCTGCGTGCGCAATCGGGGAGCTGGGCACCCACCGGGGCCGACCTGACTTACCCGCGTATTCTTTTAAAAGCCAGTAGTTTGGCACAGGTGCGAGAAAGCCTGGGCATCCCTGGCAACCAGGCGCTCTACGCGGGGCTGTATGCCGATGTGCAGGGCCGCCCAACCAGCGACAACACCTCTGCGAATGGGCGGCGGGCGCGGGCCGCTTTTGCCAAGAATGCGGCTTTTGTGGTGCTACTCGGCCAGCAGCCGACGGGCACGGCGCCAGCCCCGCTGGCCGCTGGCCAGCGGGCCAGCCTCTTGGCGACTACCCGGGCGCTGCTGGAGAGCAGCAATACCGACGTGGAGGTATTTGCGACCCGGATGGGCACCACGCCCTACACCGAGTGGCAGTGGCGCTCGAAAGAGCTGATTGACTACCTGATAGCCTACGACCTGCTGCGCGGCGCCGGCGAAACCCCAGCTTCGCTGGCCGCTAGCCAGGCGCGCTTGCAGGTGTTTGCCGGCAACCTGTACCGGCAGGCAACTACGCCGTTTATGGGTTTTACCTTCTTCGGCACCATCAAGAACAATCATACCCTGATGACCGCCGCGGCCCTGGGCATGGCGGCCGTAGTGCTGAGCGAGGCGAGCAGTTCCGACAACACCCAGCAGCCGGCCACCTGGGCCGGCGCGGGCCTCTACCACATCGACAACGTGCTGTGGCGCGATGCCCAGCGGCAGTCAGACTCGACCCAGGTAGCGGGCTACGCCGAGGGGCCGTATTACTGCAAATACGCGCTGCTCAACTGCCTGCCGTTTTTTCGGGCGCTGGGTAATTTTCTGCCCGATGCGCGCCAGACTTACACGTTCGGCACCAGCACGCGCTCGATTCAAAATCCCTACTTCGACCCCAAGTACGCGCGGCTCTACGACTGGCTCACGGCCATTATGCTGCCCGATGGCCGCCTGCCGGCGCTGGAAGATTCTTACGTGGATATGGCCATGCCCGAGCTGGCCCTCACCGGCCAGGCCCGGTACGTGCGACCGCTAGCCCTGAGTGGCCTCACGGGCAGCCCCATGAATTCGCTCACGGCCCAGCTTCGCGACGCTACCGTGGACATGCGCGCCGCCTACCTGGCGGCAGCCCTACCCCCGGCGCCGGCCAGCGGCCCGGCCCTCACGGTGCTGCCGGGCAGCGGCAACCTGGTGTTTCGGTCGGGCAGCGACTCGGCGGCTACTTACCTGCATCTCTACGGCCGGGGCGGGCTAGCCCAGGCCAATGCCGGCGGCCACAGCCAGGGCGATGCGGGCAGCTTTTTGCTATACGCCCACGGCCAGCTGCTGGCCCTCGACCCCGGCTACCTCAGCTACGCCCGCCGGGCCGAGGTGGGCCAGGCTACCAACCACAACCTCGTGCTGGTCGATGGCGCCGGGCCGGCCATCGGCACACCCGGCGCCGCCAGCCCGGCCCAAAGCACCCTTGGCTACGCGCTGCAAACGCCGCAGCTCACCTACGGCGAGGTGCAAACCGCCTATCAGGGGGCTAGCCTGGGGCGAAAAGCGCTGTTTGTGCGTAATGCGTATTTTCTGCTGGCCGACGATGTGCGGGCCGCCGCGCCGCACACCTACACCTGGCAGCTGCACGGCGCGGGCCTGGCAGGCGGTCCGGCCAGCACCGGCACCTTCGCCGATAGCCTGGCCCAGCACGAGGGTACCTGGCAGAAAAGCGGGGCTAGCCTGCTGGCCCACGTCACGGCCACGGGCGGCGCCCCGACCTACACCAGCGCCACCAACGTTCACGAAACCACCTATAACACCGCCGAAAACCACACCACCCTGCTCGTGCAGCAACGTGGCCGCGCCCAAACGCAGTTTCTTGCGGCGCTGTACCCGTATGCCACTGGCGCCCGCCGCCCCCGCTTTCGCACCACCAGCGGGGCGGCCACGGCGGCGCTGGCCGGCACCGGGGGCGCATATATCGATGTGGCTTTTGCCCAGGCCGATACGCTGCTGCAAGCCGATGCCAGCGGCCTGCTGCCGCAAGTGGTGCGCGCCGACGGCCAGCTAAACTTTTACTCGGCCGACAGCACCGGCCAGTTTGCCCAGCTTTTCATGGCGCAGGGCACCGCGCTCTACCTCGATACCACGGCGCTGGTGCGGGCCACGCGCCGCACCACGCTCAGCTGGCAGAAAAGCAGCCCCACCCGCTTCGAAGGCTCGGTGAGCGGCGCCACCAGCCTCGTGCTGGCCCTGGCGAGCGCGCCCGCCAGCGTGGCCGGCCCGGGCCTGGCCAGCAGCCGCTACGACGCGGCCCGGCAGCAGCTGCACCTCAGCTTTGGCCAGGCCACGGCTTTTGCGGTGCAGCTGGCCGCCCCGGCGCCTCTGCCCGTGGTGCTGACGGCTTTTACGGCCCGGCGCCGGGCGGGCGGCGCCGTGGCGCTAGCCTGGCAAACGGCCTCCGAGCAGGCTAGCCGGGGCTTTGCGGTGCAGCGGCAGCGCCAGCCGGGCGCGGCGTTCGAAACCCTGGGCTTCGTGCCCAGCCAGGGCCGGCCCCAGC
The genomic region above belongs to Hymenobacter sp. BRD128 and contains:
- the lpdA gene encoding dihydrolipoyl dehydrogenase, with product MALQFDLVVIGSGPGGYVAAIRAAQLGLKVGVVERESLGGICLNWGCIPTKALLKTAQVYEYLLHAQDYGLSVGQPGFDFGAIIKRSRGVADGMSKGINFLFKKNKIEVVNGTGKLLAPGKVEVTKADGTTETVEAKSIILATGARARQLPNLPIDDKKIIGYRKAMTPDSLPKSMVVVGSGAIGVEFAYFYRSLGTEVTIVEYLPRIVPVEDEEVSRQMEKSYRKLGINILTSAEVTKVDTSGAGCNVFIKTAKGEQQIACDVVLSAVGVQTNLENIGLEELGIKTEKGRVLVDNFYQTSVPGIYAIGDIIPGPALAHVASAEGIICVEKITGHNPEPLNYQNIPGCTYAQPEIASVGLTEAEAKAKGYDIRVGKFPFSASGKASAAGAKDGFVKVIFDKKYGEWLGAHMIGANVTEMIAEVVVARKLETTGHEIIKSVHPHPTMSEAIMEAAAAAYDEVIHL
- a CDS encoding YceI family protein, with the protein product MKKILMPAMLGAALLAAPATFALTAPSAPASETAKVVPYKVQPQLSTLGWEGKAVTHGHVGTMQFTGGELQVNGSQIVGGTVTVDMKSMKATDITDPANHTKFVGHMSSDDFFGVEKYPTSTFKITSVKPIAGAAANADNATITGDLTIKGVTQQISFPAKVGVKNGVAAATGKVTIDRTKFGLKYGSKTFFDSIGDKAIYDTFDLTFNVVAKQG
- a CDS encoding MarR family winged helix-turn-helix transcriptional regulator — translated: MRLEDEIKQPSFQSEGQKAYLNILFTSGWLSLRQAAAFRPYGLTLPQFNVLRILRGQHPKPATVALLIDRMLDKTSNASRIVDKLEEKKLVTRTVCPANRRAVDIRITEAGLALLHEIDESGLTAFRQHGPEALSDEELRQLNNLLDKLRA
- a CDS encoding DUF6799 domain-containing protein, whose protein sequence is MRFSSYLAATLLGAALSLTTLSSRAQSGGTPIRPNRNAQFVFRNGEVVQRLGTQITPLAQNIRLPNGTKINVKSGIVEFPGGKITSLHENDYINAEGGIVFSTPQSAAAARGDNSVDANAKYDKYVQVGTAPTTITADAPNEREQLLMQKIELLNRKVTLLQQTHPNPPSTDAVDRQLQDLDAKIKAMK
- a CDS encoding dipeptide epimerase, which translates into the protein MTTWTLTTHELPLNYVWKISRNASTTKTNLVLQATQAGTSGQGEAAPNVRYGESPALLQAQFEDLLAHGLAQADTLPDLTALLAARPVAHALRFALESALTHCLAARAGQPVWQWLGVPAPGRRVATAFTLPIMAPGEVAGFIAEHRAERFRLLKVKVDQAGGLDLLRAVAAAVPNRALLVDGNEAWPDADSLLRFLEQAAAVPGLRMQLLEQPLPAACADDYRYLYPRVGLPLLADESVTDEADFEEIARQFHGVNVKLMKAGGYQRGIELLRQTRAHGLLPMLGCMVETSLGIWSALQVSALADVHDLDGILVVRDEPFHLVREENGELLENENGSRLR
- a CDS encoding dicarboxylate/amino acid:cation symporter, which encodes MKFSRSAALAGLLILLAAALTYWAITQAPPVGMPARSQVGQGADTLATAARWLALGALAWVVAPRRSLTGWIVLAMLVGIELGHDAPAVALNLKVLSDAFLRLVKTIIAPLVFATLVVGIAGHANLKQVGRMGLKALVYFEVVTTFALFIGLAAINFTKAGVGIKHTAIAEKADALAVAAPQTVADIILHIFPENIAKSVAEGQVLQVVVFAIIFAIGLALTPEKPRRVMLAFCESLSEVMFKFTNVVMYFAPLGVGGAMAYTVAKLGFGPLLNAFQLLLTLYGALIGFVLLVLLPVALLMRIPLRRFVAAVAEPVSIAFATTSSEAALPRAMEAMESIGVPRRIVAFVMPTGYSFNLDGTTLYLSLAAVFVAQAAGVHLSFGDQMLLVFTLMLTSKGVAGVPRASLVILLATLPSFNLPAWPVFIILGIDALMDMARTAVNVLGNCLASAVVARWEGEFIDNYEAPTELLAPEPAGPAGH